From the genome of Vicia villosa cultivar HV-30 ecotype Madison, WI linkage group LG2, Vvil1.0, whole genome shotgun sequence, one region includes:
- the LOC131647650 gene encoding kunitz-type trypsin inhibitor-like 2 protein has translation MKLVYSLTLSFLLFVFITNLSIAFSNDDNEPVLDLSGKPLIAGNEYYILPSSGRGITGGGIELEKTGNSKCEVTVLQSYRLFSFQTSLKFTNLKNSSEQILTSTPLEIEVTKKPDCAHSSKWIVFVDNVIHKSCLGIGDYRNYNDLQKVSGTFSILKYGKGYQFEFCLDGSGACYDIGRYHHFGEIGKRLYLAEQDPKDPFEFIFLPTSFGIIKSVVA, from the coding sequence ATGAAGCTTGTTTATTCTCTCACCCTTTCCTTCCTCCTCTTTGTTTTCATCACCAATCTTTCTATAGCTTTCTCAAATGACGATAATGAGCCAGTACTTGACCTATCGGGTAAACCCCTTATCGCAGGTAACGAATACTACATTCTCCCTTCCTCTGGTCGCGGCATCACTGGTGGTGGAATAGAACTAGAAAAAACCGGTAACTCCAAATGTGAAGTTACTGTCCTACAAAGTTACAGACTATTTTCCTTCCAAACATCACTGAAATTTACCAATTTAAAAAACAGTTCTGAACAAATCCTCACAAGTACGCCACTTGAGATTGAAGTTACTAAGAAGCCTGATTGTGCTCATTCATCAAAATGGATAGTATTTGTTGATAACGTTATTCATAAATCTTGTCTTGGTATTGGTGATTATCGAAACTATAATGATCTCCAAAAAGTTTCTGGCACATTCAGTATCTTGAAATATGGAAAGGGTTATCAGTTTGAATTTTGCCTTGATGGATCTGGTGCTTGTTATGATATTGGGAGGTATCATCATTTTGGTGAAATTGGAAAACGTTTGTATTTGGCTGAACAGGACCCAAAAGAcccttttgaatttatttttcttcCTACTTCCTTTGGAATAATTAAGTCTGTTGTTGCATGA